One window from the genome of Microbulbifer sp. ALW1 encodes:
- a CDS encoding 2OG-Fe(II) oxygenase, with amino-acid sequence MAITQFDVSWRDWIQTNINRGCETAELYRILIGHDFCPDLVARTLNYWPVNPRLASANAAQRADRSYTSTATEIEASGAQPLGALPINTGGRLQLFLWENFLTADECRQIIDLVRPHLRPSTTTNAMDQYRDFRTSCTCDLGLMESPLAQELDRRICHSLGINPAYSESIQAQWYRQGQQFKPHTDYFEPGSEEYQRFASERGQRTWTFMIYLNDDCDGGETRFTRLQKSFVPQAGCALIWNSLNTDGSPNPDSIHWGMPVVRGEKVIITKWFRARGQGAQLIRR; translated from the coding sequence ATGGCGATCACCCAATTTGATGTCAGCTGGCGCGACTGGATCCAGACCAATATCAACCGTGGCTGTGAAACGGCTGAGCTCTACCGGATATTGATTGGCCACGATTTCTGTCCCGACCTGGTGGCGCGCACACTGAATTACTGGCCGGTAAATCCCCGGCTTGCTTCCGCTAATGCAGCGCAACGGGCCGATAGAAGTTACACCTCCACGGCCACCGAAATCGAAGCTTCCGGCGCGCAACCACTGGGCGCGTTACCGATTAATACAGGCGGTCGCCTGCAACTTTTCCTGTGGGAAAATTTTCTCACTGCCGATGAATGTCGGCAGATCATTGATCTGGTCAGGCCCCACCTGCGACCGTCCACGACCACCAATGCCATGGACCAGTACCGTGACTTTCGAACCAGTTGCACCTGTGACCTCGGACTGATGGAGAGCCCCCTGGCGCAGGAGCTCGATCGGCGCATCTGTCATTCCCTCGGTATCAACCCTGCGTATTCGGAATCCATTCAGGCACAGTGGTATCGGCAGGGGCAGCAATTCAAGCCGCATACAGATTATTTCGAGCCGGGCAGCGAGGAATATCAGCGGTTCGCCAGTGAGCGCGGCCAGCGCACCTGGACATTTATGATCTATCTGAACGACGACTGCGATGGCGGGGAAACCCGGTTTACCCGGTTGCAGAAAAGTTTTGTCCCGCAAGCCGGCTGTGCCTTGATCTGGAATAGCCTGAACACGGATGGATCGCCAAACCCGGACAGTATCCACTGGGGCATGCCGGTTGTGCGCGGGGAAAAGGTGATCATCACCAAATGGTTCCGTGCGCGAGGGCAGGGAGCCCAGCTTATCCGTAGATAA
- a CDS encoding glycoside hydrolase family 26 protein, which produces MSSADEAAAKNGHRFSAMFVPEEQRQLLFIGQDRKSIDGYVNSGHFPAPGGVTAYIVPIYELRNPDKYFGGMGLDNNLQPTERAADWGGGPANAWKLAKDFPDSALAIGLDINESFRANGLSEIADGKFDAEIDKLAAFIRLAESPVFLRIGYEFDGVWNQGYEKASEYVAAWRHIVDRIRHPGGDQLGPDNVVFVWQGSASPADDAIEGKFEGDIGIWYPGDSYVDWIGLSWFLLIDESGIHPKIPRQQMATQRQLADQILNFARAHSKPVFVAESAPQGYDLKQQFNANINVMIDGPAAENKVAASGEQIWQQWFAPYFDYMHENRDIIRAVAYINCNWDEQPMWGHPYDNGFWGDTRVETNPIIRDYWLQEIQKPHWVHAHKQSLAHSPDQQAAR; this is translated from the coding sequence ATGTCATCGGCCGACGAAGCTGCGGCCAAAAACGGTCACCGCTTCTCCGCAATGTTTGTTCCCGAGGAACAGCGGCAATTGTTGTTTATCGGCCAGGATCGCAAGTCCATCGACGGTTACGTCAATAGCGGGCATTTCCCGGCGCCGGGAGGCGTCACGGCTTATATCGTCCCGATTTATGAGCTGCGCAACCCTGACAAGTATTTCGGTGGAATGGGCCTCGATAATAACCTGCAACCCACAGAGCGCGCTGCGGATTGGGGCGGCGGTCCCGCCAATGCCTGGAAGCTGGCGAAAGATTTTCCGGATTCCGCACTGGCCATCGGTCTCGATATCAATGAATCCTTCCGCGCAAACGGATTGTCGGAAATTGCCGATGGGAAGTTCGATGCAGAGATCGACAAGCTGGCCGCTTTTATCCGGCTGGCAGAATCCCCGGTTTTTCTGCGCATCGGCTACGAGTTCGACGGTGTCTGGAATCAGGGGTACGAGAAAGCCAGCGAGTATGTGGCGGCCTGGCGGCACATCGTAGATCGAATCCGTCACCCCGGTGGCGACCAGCTGGGGCCCGACAATGTCGTTTTTGTCTGGCAGGGTTCCGCTTCTCCTGCGGATGACGCCATCGAAGGTAAGTTCGAGGGCGATATCGGCATCTGGTATCCGGGCGACAGCTATGTGGACTGGATAGGCCTGTCCTGGTTCCTGTTAATCGATGAATCCGGCATACACCCGAAAATTCCCAGGCAGCAGATGGCCACCCAGCGCCAGCTGGCGGATCAGATTCTCAATTTTGCCCGCGCCCACAGCAAACCGGTGTTTGTTGCCGAGTCGGCGCCACAGGGTTACGACCTGAAGCAACAGTTCAATGCCAATATCAATGTAATGATCGATGGCCCAGCCGCCGAGAACAAGGTAGCCGCCTCTGGTGAACAGATATGGCAGCAGTGGTTTGCGCCCTACTTTGATTACATGCACGAAAACCGGGACATTATCCGCGCCGTCGCCTACATCAATTGCAACTGGGATGAGCAACCCATGTGGGGCCACCCATACGACAACGGCTTCTGGGGCGACACCCGGGTCGAAACCAACCCGATCATCCGCGATTACTGGTTACAGGAAATTCAAAAACCACACTGGGTGCACGCACACAAGCAAAGCCTGGCGCACTCACCGGATCAACAAGCGGCGCGATGA
- a CDS encoding phytanoyl-CoA dioxygenase family protein, which translates to MDIKALAAQFWDQGYLVLEDFFPSALMDNYQQLILDHFGENPEFVHNDEFLEKSATQVIPWFPQREGCDAFDIAEQDHRLKVLTEEILGAGWYSQYSMVMFSRQGTKGQAWHQDCRTDDPNLFNVNRLIYTADITDEIGGQTLVVPGSHKRGTISTGPVDEDFSDQVVLKPKKGTLVLLHGHTWHRVLPVSGKYRVSTNYRCASLGTPEDITDICVYRNMRYQFSTSEVIEDRLLAI; encoded by the coding sequence ATGGATATCAAGGCACTGGCTGCCCAGTTTTGGGATCAGGGCTATCTGGTTCTCGAGGATTTTTTCCCTTCGGCGTTAATGGATAACTATCAGCAGCTGATTCTGGACCATTTCGGCGAGAACCCGGAATTTGTGCACAACGATGAGTTCCTGGAAAAGTCAGCCACCCAGGTGATTCCCTGGTTTCCGCAACGGGAAGGCTGTGATGCTTTCGACATTGCAGAACAGGACCATCGACTGAAAGTACTGACCGAGGAAATTCTTGGTGCTGGCTGGTACTCCCAGTACAGCATGGTGATGTTCTCCCGTCAGGGCACCAAGGGACAGGCCTGGCATCAGGACTGCCGCACCGATGACCCGAACCTGTTTAATGTGAACCGGCTGATCTATACCGCTGATATCACCGATGAAATCGGCGGCCAGACGCTGGTAGTACCCGGCTCGCACAAACGCGGCACCATTTCTACCGGCCCGGTGGATGAGGATTTTTCCGATCAGGTGGTTCTGAAACCGAAGAAAGGCACCCTGGTATTACTGCACGGCCATACCTGGCACCGGGTGTTGCCGGTTTCGGGAAAATACCGGGTTTCCACCAATTACCGCTGCGCCTCCCTGGGCACCCCGGAAGACATTACCGATATTTGTGTATATCGAAATATGCGCTACCAATTCTCTACCAGCGAAGTGATCGAGGACCGCTTGCTGGCCATATAA